The following coding sequences are from one Diabrotica virgifera virgifera chromosome 2, PGI_DIABVI_V3a window:
- the LOC126879490 gene encoding uncharacterized protein LOC126879490 gives MDQDDEIAAAAAAYIVLSAKKKKRKHKCWVKPSLCDRSEYGGMHLLNVLKKDDVYIGNNKNNGSVKNFLRMSSTDFEWLLCQIAPKIQKEDTNYRQAISPMERLLLTLRFLATGDSYHSLMYLFKISVSSISRIIPEVCKVIAEVLKDKLKMPQSREEWLITGHQFANLWNFPKCAGVMDGKHIMIQAPKHSGSEFYNYKSFFSVVLFIVANANYEVMYLNVGSQGRISDGGVFDSTHFKKMLYQNTLNLPELEPLPGRTKAVLFVFLGDDAFPLSPNLLKPYPGTQEKGSSKRIFNYRLSRARRISENVFGIMSARFRVLRKPMLLEPDRVELVVAACVYLHNFLRSSLHSRKSYSPPGTFDSEDKDTGERIPGSWRNEINNNMFASLQKQARNSTLEAKQVRDEFAQYFMSPEGMVPWQNNF, from the exons ATGGATCAAGATGATGAAATAGCTGCAGCAGCGGCGGCCTATATAGTGTTGTcggcaaaaaagaaaaaaagaaagcacAAATGTTGGGTGAAACCAAGTCTCTGTGATAGAAGTGAATATGGTGGCATGCATCTACtcaatgtattaaaaaaagacgATGTATACataggaaataataaaaataatggtagtgtcaaaaattttttacgaATGTCCAGCACCGATTTTGAATGGTTATTATGTCAAATTGCCCCCAAAATACAGAAAGAAGATACAAATTATAGACAAGCCATTTCACCAATGGAACGACTACTGCTCACACTGCGATTCCTTGCAACAGGCGATTCTTACCATTCCTTGATGTACTTGTTCAAAATTTCGGTATCATCAATTAGTAGAATTATACCAGAAGTATGTAAAGTAATCGCTGAAGTTCTGAAGGATAAACTTAAG aTGCCTCAGAGTAGAGAGGAGTGGCTTATTACGGGACATCAATTCGCTAATCTTTGGAATTTTCCTAAATGTGCCGGGGTTATGGATGGCAAACACATTATGATACAAGCACCAAAACATAGTGGCAgtgaattttataattataagtcCTTCTTCAGTGTGGTGTTATTTATTGTGGCCAACGCAAATTATGAGGTGATGTATCTTAATGTGGGCAGCCAAGGTCGTATATCCGACGGTGGAGTGTTTGACAGTACtcatttcaaaaaaatgttatatcAAAACACGCTCAATTTGCCTGAATTAGAACCATTGCCAGGAAGAACAAAAgctgttttgtttgtttttctagGAGATGACGCTTTTCCCCTATCACCAAACTTATTGAAACCTTACCCTGGCACTCAAGAGAAAGGTTCctcaaaacgaatttttaattaCCGCTTGTCACGCGCTAGGCGTATTTCTGAGAACGTTTTTGGAATCATGTCTGCTAGGTTCAGGGTATTAAGAAAACCCATGCTACTTGAACCCGACAGAGTGGAATTAGTTGTTGCTGCATGTGTATATCTCCATAATTTTCTGAGAAGCAGTTTACATTCCCGAAAGTCATACTCACCTCCTGGTACCTTTGATTCAGAAGACAAAGATACGGGCGAAAGGATCCCAGGTTCTTGGAGAAACGAAATAAACAACAATATGTTTGCATCACTGCAAAAACAAGCACGTAATTCAACGTTGGAAGCTAAACAAGTTCGAGATGAATTTGCTCAATATTTTATGTCACCCGAAGGAATGGTTCcatggcaaaataatttttaa